The Henckelia pumila isolate YLH828 chromosome 2, ASM3356847v2, whole genome shotgun sequence genome includes a window with the following:
- the LOC140884628 gene encoding putative disease resistance protein At1g50180 isoform X4, with protein sequence MSINENMHASSQTLNLVFIEALSINSSQSLLRKTYPHEELQHFVGMEEDIEKLASLLVSDQEISHHGVIGVWGMGGSGKTSVAYKVYKNVDVKKNFDLFAWVCISQKCQIQSVIQDIFRQLLPEKKKDMNVEDGELVEQIYKVQMETRCLIVIDDIWKLDDWKCLTKCFPISVGISHSKVLLTTRNKKVAEIGYPIQLKGITEDEAWELLRMKAFAKIHFKGKKQICGGEFKTSNARTNGINSPINV encoded by the exons ATGTCCATTAATGAAAATATGCATGCGAGTTCACAAACTTTGAATCTGGTTTTCATCGAAGCTCTGTCTATTAATTCATCTCAAAG TTTGCTTAGAAAAACATATCCTCACGAGGAGCTTCAACATTTCGTGGGGATGGAGGAAGACATCGAAAAACTTGCTTCTCTTCTAGTTTCTGATCAAGAAATTAGTCACCATGGAGTTATTGGTGTATGGGGTATGGGCGGATCCGGTAAAACTTCTGTTGCCTACAAGGTTTATAAGAACGTCGatgtcaaaaaaaattttgactTGTTTGCTTGGGTTTGCATATCCCAAAAATGCCAAATACAATCTGTGATTCAAGATATATTTCGACAGCTTCTCCCTGAGAAAAAGAAAGATATGAATGTAGAGGATGGCGAGTTGGTGGAGCAAATTTATAAAGTGCAAATGGAAACGAGATGCCTGATTGTAATCGATGATATCTGGAAACTCGATGATTGGAAATGTCTGACCAAATGTTTCCCAATTAGTGTTGGAATTAGTCACAGCAAAGTATTGCTCACAACTCGGAATAAAAAGGTGGCAGAAATTGGATATCCAATTCAACTAAAGGGTATCACAGAGGACGAGGCATGGGAGCTCCTCCGCATGAAAGCATTTGCTAAGATTCATTTCAAAG GTAAGAAACAAATTTGTGGGGGAGAGTTCAAAACAAGCAATGCCCGGACCAATGGTATCAACAGCCCCATCAATGTTTGA
- the LOC140884628 gene encoding uncharacterized protein isoform X2, producing MKLRDLRDVNHPPPDYDIKSKDFTLSLHYGGKFNIGDQHLYVGGAVIKYDFFEFDMLSLDQFKKVAEHKGVKKPTRAFTDVEHDGFKWIENDTGLIKICEEKIKFTREIHIYLEEERLFCPYLPIQHFQEKCKEKFKDEIGLNLAVEGKSDRLVNDGLTEESQKDGNDDIFTDESSDEDSDFSESSVGDDSEKYDTLFAQNVDDGTEWLRNEFESEEMGKEKSIENNLVDSDDDVTNTNLMVVKADTDNYSVFNPIEIFDPTFELGLLFGTKKELRLAIYSHAIRTKRNLKITKNKKTRLNAKCASQGCGWKLHAVKLHDEYTFQIMVYDPEHSCAPVFCVKNLKSIWLSKKYAKKFRSDPKRKASGFKIDAMEELR from the exons ATGAAGCTTCGAGACCTACGAGACGTGAATCATCCTCCACCAGATTACG ACATTAAAAGCAAGGATTTTACCTTGAGTCTTCACTATGGAGGAAAGTTTAACATCGGTGACCAACATCTGTATGTAGGTGGTGCGgttattaaatatgatttttttgaatttgatatgCTCTCTTTAGATCAGTTTAAGAAGGTAGCTGAACATAAAGGTGTTAAGAAACCTACGAGGGCTTTTACAGATGTCGAACATGATGGTTTTAAGTGGATTGAGAATGACACAGGTTTGATTAAGATCTGTGAGGAGAAGATAAAATTTACAAGAGAAATTCATATATACCTTGAGGAGGAGCGCTTATTTTGTCCATATTTACCCATTCAACATTTCCAGGAGAAATGTAAGGAGAAATTTAAGGATGAAATTGGGTTAAATTTGGCAGTAGAGGGTAAGAGTGATAGGTTAGTTAATGATGGTTTGACAGAGGAGTCACAAAAAGATGGTAATGATGACATTTTTACTGATGAATCCAGTGATGAAGACAGTGATTTTAGTGAGAGTTCTGTTGGTGATGATTCAGAAAAATATGATACACTTTTTGCACAAAATGTGGATGATGGAACTGAGTGGCTTAGAAATGAGTTTGAGTCCGAAGAAATGGGGAAAGAAAAATCTATTGAGAATAATTTGGTTGATAGTGATGATGATGTGACAAATACCAATTTAATGGTTGTCAAAGCTGATACTGACAACTACTCTGTTTTCAATCCAATTGAGATATTTGATCCAACATTTGAGTTAGGCTTGTTGTTTGGCACAAAAAAGGAGTTAAGACTTGCAATTTACTCCCATGCAATTAGAACTAAAAggaatttaaaaataactaaaaataagaAGACGAGACTGAATGCTAAGTGTGCAAGTCAAGGTTGCGGGTGGAAGCTTCATGCAGTGAAGTTGCATGATGAGTACACCTTTCAGATTATGGTGTACGATCCAGAACATAGTTGTGCCCCAGTTTTCTGTGTGAAAAATTTGAAGTCCATCTGGTTGTCGAAGAAATATGCCAAAAAATTCAGATCCGACCCTAAGAGAAAGGCGAGTGGGTTTAAGATTGATGCCATGGAGGAACTACGATGA
- the LOC140884628 gene encoding uncharacterized protein isoform X1: MCNLPSLQPRSLTLSFNICTLTSPPQFFSTLVKILTPEMKLRDLRDVNHPPPDYDIKSKDFTLSLHYGGKFNIGDQHLYVGGAVIKYDFFEFDMLSLDQFKKVAEHKGVKKPTRAFTDVEHDGFKWIENDTGLIKICEEKIKFTREIHIYLEEERLFCPYLPIQHFQEKCKEKFKDEIGLNLAVEGKSDRLVNDGLTEESQKDGNDDIFTDESSDEDSDFSESSVGDDSEKYDTLFAQNVDDGTEWLRNEFESEEMGKEKSIENNLVDSDDDVTNTNLMVVKADTDNYSVFNPIEIFDPTFELGLLFGTKKELRLAIYSHAIRTKRNLKITKNKKTRLNAKCASQGCGWKLHAVKLHDEYTFQIMVYDPEHSCAPVFCVKNLKSIWLSKKYAKKFRSDPKRKASGFKIDAMEELR, translated from the exons ATGTGCAATTTACCTTCCCTTCAACCCCGATCCCTAACACTTTCCTTCAACATTTGTACCCTAACTTCTCCCCCCCAATTTTTTTCAACATTGGTAAAGATTCTTACACCAGAAATGAAGCTTCGAGACCTACGAGACGTGAATCATCCTCCACCAGATTACG ACATTAAAAGCAAGGATTTTACCTTGAGTCTTCACTATGGAGGAAAGTTTAACATCGGTGACCAACATCTGTATGTAGGTGGTGCGgttattaaatatgatttttttgaatttgatatgCTCTCTTTAGATCAGTTTAAGAAGGTAGCTGAACATAAAGGTGTTAAGAAACCTACGAGGGCTTTTACAGATGTCGAACATGATGGTTTTAAGTGGATTGAGAATGACACAGGTTTGATTAAGATCTGTGAGGAGAAGATAAAATTTACAAGAGAAATTCATATATACCTTGAGGAGGAGCGCTTATTTTGTCCATATTTACCCATTCAACATTTCCAGGAGAAATGTAAGGAGAAATTTAAGGATGAAATTGGGTTAAATTTGGCAGTAGAGGGTAAGAGTGATAGGTTAGTTAATGATGGTTTGACAGAGGAGTCACAAAAAGATGGTAATGATGACATTTTTACTGATGAATCCAGTGATGAAGACAGTGATTTTAGTGAGAGTTCTGTTGGTGATGATTCAGAAAAATATGATACACTTTTTGCACAAAATGTGGATGATGGAACTGAGTGGCTTAGAAATGAGTTTGAGTCCGAAGAAATGGGGAAAGAAAAATCTATTGAGAATAATTTGGTTGATAGTGATGATGATGTGACAAATACCAATTTAATGGTTGTCAAAGCTGATACTGACAACTACTCTGTTTTCAATCCAATTGAGATATTTGATCCAACATTTGAGTTAGGCTTGTTGTTTGGCACAAAAAAGGAGTTAAGACTTGCAATTTACTCCCATGCAATTAGAACTAAAAggaatttaaaaataactaaaaataagaAGACGAGACTGAATGCTAAGTGTGCAAGTCAAGGTTGCGGGTGGAAGCTTCATGCAGTGAAGTTGCATGATGAGTACACCTTTCAGATTATGGTGTACGATCCAGAACATAGTTGTGCCCCAGTTTTCTGTGTGAAAAATTTGAAGTCCATCTGGTTGTCGAAGAAATATGCCAAAAAATTCAGATCCGACCCTAAGAGAAAGGCGAGTGGGTTTAAGATTGATGCCATGGAGGAACTACGATGA
- the LOC140884628 gene encoding putative disease resistance protein At1g50180 isoform X5, with protein MSINENMHASSQTLNLVFIEALSINSSQSLLRKTYPHEELQHFVGMEEDIEKLASLLVSDQEISHHGVIGVWGMGGSGKTSVAYKVYKNVDVKKNFDLFAWVCISQKCQIQSVIQDIFRQLLPEKKKDMNVEDGELVEQIYKVQMETRCLIVIDDIWKLDDWKCLTKCFPISVGISHSKVLLTTRNKKVAEIGYPIQLKGITEDEAWELLRMKAFAKIHFKDSYTRNEASRPTRRESSSTRLRH; from the exons ATGTCCATTAATGAAAATATGCATGCGAGTTCACAAACTTTGAATCTGGTTTTCATCGAAGCTCTGTCTATTAATTCATCTCAAAG TTTGCTTAGAAAAACATATCCTCACGAGGAGCTTCAACATTTCGTGGGGATGGAGGAAGACATCGAAAAACTTGCTTCTCTTCTAGTTTCTGATCAAGAAATTAGTCACCATGGAGTTATTGGTGTATGGGGTATGGGCGGATCCGGTAAAACTTCTGTTGCCTACAAGGTTTATAAGAACGTCGatgtcaaaaaaaattttgactTGTTTGCTTGGGTTTGCATATCCCAAAAATGCCAAATACAATCTGTGATTCAAGATATATTTCGACAGCTTCTCCCTGAGAAAAAGAAAGATATGAATGTAGAGGATGGCGAGTTGGTGGAGCAAATTTATAAAGTGCAAATGGAAACGAGATGCCTGATTGTAATCGATGATATCTGGAAACTCGATGATTGGAAATGTCTGACCAAATGTTTCCCAATTAGTGTTGGAATTAGTCACAGCAAAGTATTGCTCACAACTCGGAATAAAAAGGTGGCAGAAATTGGATATCCAATTCAACTAAAGGGTATCACAGAGGACGAGGCATGGGAGCTCCTCCGCATGAAAGCATTTGCTAAGATTCATTTCAAAG ATTCTTACACCAGAAATGAAGCTTCGAGACCTACGAGACGTGAATCATCCTCCACCAGATTACG ACATTAA
- the LOC140884628 gene encoding putative disease resistance protein At1g50180 isoform X6, translating into MELLVYGVWADPLLPEKKKDMNVEDGELVEQIYKVQMETRCLIVIDDIWKLDDWKCLTKCFPISVGISHSKVLLTTRNKKVAEIGYPIQLKGITEDEAWELLRMKAFAKIHFKEAWDESEYEKLGRKMIRKCERLPLAVAVIGGILSGKNSLEEMEISERRCEFLHRER; encoded by the exons ATGGAGTTATTGGTGTATGGGGTATGGGCGGATCCG CTTCTCCCTGAGAAAAAGAAAGATATGAATGTAGAGGATGGCGAGTTGGTGGAGCAAATTTATAAAGTGCAAATGGAAACGAGATGCCTGATTGTAATCGATGATATCTGGAAACTCGATGATTGGAAATGTCTGACCAAATGTTTCCCAATTAGTGTTGGAATTAGTCACAGCAAAGTATTGCTCACAACTCGGAATAAAAAGGTGGCAGAAATTGGATATCCAATTCAACTAAAGGGTATCACAGAGGACGAGGCATGGGAGCTCCTCCGCATGAAAGCATTTGCTAAGATTCATTTCAAAG AAGCATGGGATGAATCTGAATATGAGAAATTAGGAAGGAAGATGATAAGGAAATGTGAACGTTTGCCATTAGCAGTCGCTGTGATCGGAGGGATATTGAGTGGTAAAAATTCTTTGGAAGAAATGGAAATTAGCGAGCGAAGATGTGAATTCTTACATAGGGAGAGGTGA
- the LOC140884628 gene encoding putative disease resistance protein At1g50180 isoform X3, which yields MSINENMHASSQTLNLVFIEALSINSSQSLLRKTYPHEELQHFVGMEEDIEKLASLLVSDQEISHHGVIGVWGMGGSGKTSVAYKVYKNVDVKKNFDLFAWVCISQKCQIQSVIQDIFRQLLPEKKKDMNVEDGELVEQIYKVQMETRCLIVIDDIWKLDDWKCLTKCFPISVGISHSKVLLTTRNKKVAEIGYPIQLKGITEDEAWELLRMKAFAKIHFKEAWDESEYEKLGRKMIRKCERLPLAVAVIGGILSGKNSLEEMEISERRCEFLHRER from the exons ATGTCCATTAATGAAAATATGCATGCGAGTTCACAAACTTTGAATCTGGTTTTCATCGAAGCTCTGTCTATTAATTCATCTCAAAG TTTGCTTAGAAAAACATATCCTCACGAGGAGCTTCAACATTTCGTGGGGATGGAGGAAGACATCGAAAAACTTGCTTCTCTTCTAGTTTCTGATCAAGAAATTAGTCACCATGGAGTTATTGGTGTATGGGGTATGGGCGGATCCGGTAAAACTTCTGTTGCCTACAAGGTTTATAAGAACGTCGatgtcaaaaaaaattttgactTGTTTGCTTGGGTTTGCATATCCCAAAAATGCCAAATACAATCTGTGATTCAAGATATATTTCGACAGCTTCTCCCTGAGAAAAAGAAAGATATGAATGTAGAGGATGGCGAGTTGGTGGAGCAAATTTATAAAGTGCAAATGGAAACGAGATGCCTGATTGTAATCGATGATATCTGGAAACTCGATGATTGGAAATGTCTGACCAAATGTTTCCCAATTAGTGTTGGAATTAGTCACAGCAAAGTATTGCTCACAACTCGGAATAAAAAGGTGGCAGAAATTGGATATCCAATTCAACTAAAGGGTATCACAGAGGACGAGGCATGGGAGCTCCTCCGCATGAAAGCATTTGCTAAGATTCATTTCAAAG AAGCATGGGATGAATCTGAATATGAGAAATTAGGAAGGAAGATGATAAGGAAATGTGAACGTTTGCCATTAGCAGTCGCTGTGATCGGAGGGATATTGAGTGGTAAAAATTCTTTGGAAGAAATGGAAATTAGCGAGCGAAGATGTGAATTCTTACATAGGGAGAGGTGA